The following are encoded together in the Chaetodon auriga isolate fChaAug3 chromosome 4, fChaAug3.hap1, whole genome shotgun sequence genome:
- the LOC143319437 gene encoding E3 ubiquitin-protein ligase TRIM21-like: protein MSAANNQMSENQFLCSICLDVFTDPVTTPCGHNFCKNCITEHWKINESCQCPTCKEAFTTRPDLRVNTFISEMVAQFRQSTQQEVSSSSSEQQVFKPGEVPCDVCTGTKLKALKSCLVCLVSYCETHLEPHLTASRLKRHQLIDPVGNLEGRMCMKHDKPLELFCKTDHTCVCMLCTVLDHKTHDVVPLREEYDGKKAELRKTEDVIQQVIQKRRLKIEEIKQSVRLSKEDADREIAEGVQVFTSLMKSVERALDELIETIEEKQKTTEKETEVFIKELEQEISELMKRSTEVEQLSRSEDHLHFLQSFSSLKDVPTTKDWTEVSVPPASYEGTVVRAVAQLEKTLSKEMKKLIEAELKRFQQYAVDVTLDPDTAHPELILSDDGKQVNHGDVRKTLPDNPERFSLCVCVLGKQSVSSGRFYFEVQVKGKTEWDFGVARESISRKGKINLTPENGFWTIWLRNGNEYRALENPSVSLSLRSQPQKVGVFVDYEEGLVSFYDVDAAALIYSFTGCSFTEKLFPYFSPCPNDGGKNSAPLIISAVNQTA from the coding sequence ATGTCTGCTGCCAACAATCAGATGTCTGAAAATCAGTTTCTGTGCTCCATCTGTCTGGATGTGTTCACTGACCCAGTCACCACACCTTGTGGACACAACTTCTGCAAAAATTGCATCACTGAACACTGGAAAATTAATGAGAGCTGCCAGTGTCCCACGTGTAAGGAGGCTTTTACCACAAGGCCTGATTTGAGGGTCAATACTTTCATCTCTGAGATGGTTGCTCAGTTCAGACAGTCGActcagcaggaagtcagcagcagcagttcagagcAACAAGTGTTCAAACCAGGAGAAGTTCCCTGTGACGTCTGCACTGGAACCAAACTGAAGGCCCTGAAGTCCTGCCTGGTCTGTCTGGTCTCCTACTGTGAGACCCACCTGGAGCCTCATCTGACAGCTTCACGTCTGAAGAGACATCAGCTGATCGACCCTGTGGGGAACCTGGAAGGCAGGATGTGCATGAAGCACGATAAACCTCTGGAGCTGTTCTGTAAGACCGACCAcacatgtgtctgcatgctctgCACTGTTTTAGACCACAAGACACATGATGTTGTTCCTCTGAGAGAAGAATATGATGGAAAGAAGGCTgagctgaggaagacagaggacgTAATTCAGCAGGTGATCCAGAAGAGACGACTGAAGATTGAGGAGATCAAACAGTCAGTGAGGCTCAGCAAGGaagatgcagacagagagatagcAGAAGGTGTTCAGGTCTTCACTTCTCTGATGAAGTCTGTTGAGAGAGCTCTGGATGAGCTCATCGAAACCAttgaagagaagcagaaaacaacagaaaaagagactgaagttttcatcaaagagctggaacaagaaatctctgagctgatgaagagaagcactgaggtggagcagctctcaCGCTCTGAAGACCACCTCCACTTTCTCCAAAGCTTCTCGTCTCTGAAGGACGTCCCAACCACCAAAGACTGGACAGAGGTCAGCGTCCCTCCAGCATCATATGAGGGGACTGTGGTGAGAGCTGTGGCTCAGCTGGAGAAGACACTCAGtaaagagatgaagaagctgattgaagcagagctgaagaggttccAGCAGTATGCAGTGGATGTGACTCTTGATCCTGATACAGCACATCCTGAACTCATCCTGTCTGATGATGGGAAACAAGTGAATCATGGTGATGTTAGGAAGACTCTTCCAGACAATCCAGAGAGattttctttatgtgtttgtgttttaggaaAGCAGAGTGTCTCTTCAGGCAGATTTTACTTTGAGGTTCAGGTTAAAGGAAAGACTGAATGGGACTTTGGAGTCGCCAGAGAGTCGATCAGCAGGAAGGGAAAAATCAACCTGACTCCTGAGAACGGTTTCTGGACTATATGGctgagaaatggaaatgagtacAGAGCTCTTGAAAACCCAtcagtcagtctctctctgaggTCTCAGCCTCAGAaggtgggtgtgtttgtggattatGAGGAGGGTCTGGTCTCCTTTTATGACGTAGATGCTGCAGCTCTTATCTACTCCTTTACTGGCTGCTCCTTCACAGAGAAACTCTTCCCATACTTCAGTCCCTGTCCTAATGATGGTGGTAAAAACTCTGCACCTCTGATcatctctgctgtcaatcaaactgcgTAG
- the LOC143319453 gene encoding E3 ubiquitin-protein ligase TRIM39-like: MSAANNQMSEDQFLCSICLDVFSDPVTTSCGHNFCKNCITEHWDINESYQCPMCTEAFTTRPDLRVNTFISEMVVQFRQSTQQEVSSSSSEQQVSKPGEVPCDVCTGTKLKALKSCLVCLVSYCETHLEPHLTASRLKRHQLIDPVENLEGRMCMKHDKPLELFCKTDHTCVCMLCTVLDHKTHDVVPLREEYDEKKAELRKTEAEIQQVIQKKRLKIEELKQSVRLSKEDADIKTAEGVQVFTSLKESVERGLDELIKTIEEKQKTTEKQTEVFIKELEQEISELMKRSTEVEQLSRSEDHLRFLQSFSPLKDVPTTKDWTEVSVPPASYEGTVVRAVAQLEETLSKEMKKLIEAELKRVQQYAVDVTLDPDTAHPNLILSDDGKQVNHGDVRKTLPDNPERFSLCVCVLGKQSFSSGRFYFEVQVKGKTEWDFGVARESVNRKGEITLSTEDGYWTIWLRNGNEYGALDDLVVSLSLRSQPQKVGVFVDYEEGLVSFYDVDAAALIYSFTGCSFTEKLFPYFCPCPNDGGKNSAPLIISVVNQTA, encoded by the coding sequence ATGTCTGCTGCCAACAATCAGATGTCTGAAGATCAGTTTCTGTGCTCCATCTGTCTGGATGTGTTCAGTGACCCAGTCACCACATCATGTGGACACAACTTCTGTAAAAACTGCATCACTGAACACTGGGATATTAATGAGAGCTACCAGTGTCCCATGTGTACGGAGGCTTTTACCACAAGGCCTGATTTGAGGGTCAATACTTTCATCTCTGAGATGGTTGTTCAGTTCAGACAGTCGActcagcaggaagtcagcagcagcagttcagaacAACAAGTATCCAAACCAGGAGAAGTTCCCTGTGACGTCTGCACTGGAACCAAACTGAAGGCCCTGAAGTCCTGCCTGGTCTGTCTGGTCTCCTACTGTGAGACTCACCTGGAGCCTCATCTGACAGCTTCACGTCTGAAGAGACATCAGCTGATCGACCCTGTGGAGAACCTGGAAGGCAGGATGTGCATGAAGCACGATAAACCTCTGGAGCTGTTCTGTAAGACCGACCAcacatgtgtctgcatgctctgCACTGTTTTAGATCACAAGACACATGATGTTGTTCCTCTGAGAGAAGAATATGATGAAAAGAAGGCCgagctgaggaagacagaggctGAAATTCAGCAGGTGATCCAGAAGAAACGACTGAAGATTGAGGAGCTCAAACAGTCAGTGAGGCTCAGCAAGGAAGATGCAGACATAAAGACAGCAGAGGGTGTTCAGGTCTTCACCTCTCTGAAAGAGTCTGTTGAGAGAGGCCTGGATGAGCTCATCAAAACCAttgaagagaagcagaaaacaacagaaaaacagactgaagttttcatcaaagagctggaacaagaaatctctgagctgatgaagagaagcactgaggtggagcagctctcaCGCTCTGAAGACCACCTCCGCTTTCTCCAAAGCTTCTCGCCTCTGAAGGACGTCCCAACCACCAAAGACTGGACAGAGGTCAGCGTCCCTCCAGCATCATATGAGGGGACTGTGGTGAGAGCTGtggctcagctggaggagacactcagtaaagagatgaagaagctgattgaagcagagctgaagagggtCCAGCAGTATGCAGTGGATGTGACTCTTGATCCTGATACAGCACATCCCAATCTCATCCTGTCTGATGATGGGAAACAAGTGAATCATGGTGATGTTAGGAAGACTCTTCCAGACAATCCAGAGAGattttctttatgtgtttgtgttttaggaaAGCAGAGTTTCTCTTCAGGCAGATTTTACTTTGAGGTTCAGGTTAAAGGAAAGACTGAATGGGACTTTGGAGTCGCCAGAGAGTCGGTCAACAGGAAGGGAGAAATCACACTGAGTACTGAGGACGGTTACTGGACTATATGGttgagaaatggaaatgagtacGGAGCTCTTGATGATCTTgttgtcagtctctctctgaggTCTCAGCCTCAGAAGGTGGGGGTGTTTGTGGATTATGAGGAGGGTCTGGTCTCCTTTTATGACGTAGATGCTGCAGCTCTTATCTACTCCTTTACTGGCTGCTCCTTCACAGAGAAACTCTTCCCATACTTCTGTCCCTGTCCTAATGATGGAGGTAAAAACTCTGCACCTCTGATCATCTCTGTTGTCAATCAAACTGCATAG
- the LOC143319420 gene encoding E3 ubiquitin-protein ligase TRIM21-like: MSAANSLMSEDQFLCSICLDVFTDPVTTSCGHNFCKNCITEHWNINESCQCPMCKETFTTKPDLRVNTLFSEMVVQFRQSTQQEVSSSSSEQQVSKPGEVPCDVCTGTKLKALKSCLVCLVSYCETHLEPHLTVLGLKRHQLIDPVENLEGRMCMKHDKPLELFCKTDHTCVCMLCTVLDHKTHDVVPLREEYDEKRAELRKTEDVIQQVIQKRRLKIEELKQSVKLSKENADREIAEGVQVFTSLKESVERGLDELIKTIEEKQKTTEKQTEVFIKELEQEISELLKRSTEVEQLSRSEDHLHFLQSFSSLDVPTTKDWTELSVPPASYEGTVVRAVAQLEETLSKEMKKLIEAELKRVQQYAVDVTLDPDTAHPNLILSDDGKQVNHGDVRKTLPDNPERFSFCICVLGKQSFSSGRFYFDVQVKGKTEWDFGVARESISRKGKITLGPKNGYWTIWLRNGNEYGASDDLVVSLSLKSQPQKVGVFVDYEEGLVSFYDVDAAALIYSFTGCSFTEKLFPYFCPCPNDGGKNSAPLIISAVNQTELMDDV, translated from the coding sequence ATGTCTGCTGCCAACAGTCTGATGTCTGAAGATCAGTTTCTGTGCTCCATCTGTCTGGATGTGTTCACTGACCCAGTCACCACATCATGTGGACACAACTTCTGTAAAAACTGCATCACTGAACACTGGAATATTAATGAGAGCTGCCAGTGTCCCATGTGTAAGGAGACTTTTACCACAAAGCCTGATTTGAGGGTCAATACTTTGTTCTCTGAGATGGTTGTTCAGTTCAGACAGTCGActcagcaggaagtcagcagcagcagttcagaacAACAAGTGTCCAAACCAGGAGAAGTTCCCTGTGACGTCTGCACTGGAACCAAACTGAAGGCCCTGAAGTCCTGCCTGGTCTGTCTGGTCTCCTACTGTGAGACCCACCTGGAGCCTCATCTGACAGTGTTAGGCCTGAAAAGACATCAGCTGATCGACCCTGTGGAGAACCTGGAAGGCAGGATGTGCATGAAGCACGATAAACCTCTGGAGCTGTTCTGTAAGACCGACCAcacatgtgtctgcatgctctgCACTGTTTTAGACCACAAGACACATGATGTCGTTCCTCTGAGAGAAGAATATGATGAGAAGAGGGCCgagctgaggaagacagaggacgTAATTCAGCAGGTGATCCAGAAGAGACGACTGAAGATTGAGGAGCTCAAACAGTCAGTGAAGCTCAGTAAGGaaaatgcagacagagagatagcAGAAGGTGTTCAGGTCTTCACTTCTCTGAAGGAGTCTGTTGAGAGAGGCCTGGATGAGCTCATCAAAACCAttgaagagaagcagaaaacaacagaaaaacagactgaagttttcatcaaagagctggaacaagaaatctctgagctgctgaagagaagcactgaggtggagcagctctcaCGCTCTGAAGACCACCTCCACTTTCTCCAAAGCTTCTCGTCTCTGGACGTCCCAACCACCAAAGACTGGACAGAGCTCAGCGTCCCTCCAGCATCATATGAGGGTACTGTGGTGAGAGCTGtggctcagctggaggagacactcagtaaagagatgaagaagctgattgaagcagagctgaagagggtCCAGCAGTATGCAGTGGATGTGACTCTTGATCCTGATACAGCACATCCCAATCTCATCCTGTCTGATGATGGGAAACAAGTGAATCATGGTGATGTTAGGAAGACTCTTCCAGACAATCCAGAGAgattttctttctgtatttgtgttttaggAAAGCAGAGTTTCTCTTCAGGCAGATTTTACTTTGATGTTCAGGTTAAAGGAAAGACTGAATGGGACTTTGGAGTCGCCAGAGAGTCGATCAGCAGGAAGGGAAAAATCACACTGGGTCCTAAGAACGGTTACTGGACTATATGGttgagaaatggaaatgagtacGGCGCTTCTGATGATCTTgttgtcagtctctctctgaaGTCTCAGCCTCAGAAGGTGGGGGTGTTTGTGGATTATGAGGAGGGTCTGGTCTCCTTTTATGACGTAGATGCTGCAGCTCTTATCTACTCCTTTACTGGCTGCTCCTTCACAGAGAAACTCTTCCCATACTTCTGTCCCTGTCCTAATGATGGAGGTAAAAACTCTGCACCTCTGATcatctctgctgtcaatcaaactgagtTGATGGATGATGTGTAA